In Aquipuribacter nitratireducens, the following proteins share a genomic window:
- a CDS encoding phosphatidate cytidylyltransferase gives MSVPTSPGGAGPRRVAVVPDTPEPAPTSATTRPRASRAGRNLPAAVAVGTGLGALVALALFVRKEAFVVLTAAAIVLALWELANAFRARRIRIPVVPVVVGAVGMLASAFLAGAEALFVSFALTAFAVLLWRVLDGPNPVRDVTAGVFTAAYVPFLAGFAMLMLAAPDGAYRVLAFLMVAIGSDVGGYAFGSVWGKHPLAPNVSPKKSWEGLLGSAVFAVVLGVLGVVLGLGGPWWVGALLGLVVVVTATVGDLSESLLKRDLGIKDMGSLLPGHGGIMDRLDSLLPAAPVAYVLLTLLVPLP, from the coding sequence GTGAGCGTCCCGACGAGCCCGGGCGGCGCCGGGCCACGGCGCGTCGCGGTCGTCCCCGACACCCCCGAACCGGCACCGACCTCGGCGACGACCCGGCCCCGCGCCTCGCGGGCGGGGCGGAACCTCCCGGCCGCCGTCGCCGTCGGCACCGGACTGGGCGCGCTCGTCGCCCTCGCGCTGTTCGTCCGCAAGGAGGCGTTCGTCGTCCTCACCGCGGCGGCCATCGTGCTCGCGCTGTGGGAGCTCGCCAACGCGTTCCGCGCGCGGCGCATCCGCATCCCCGTGGTCCCCGTCGTCGTCGGGGCGGTCGGCATGCTCGCCTCCGCCTTCCTCGCCGGCGCCGAGGCGCTCTTCGTGTCGTTCGCCCTCACGGCTTTCGCGGTCCTGCTGTGGCGGGTGCTCGACGGGCCCAACCCGGTCCGCGACGTCACGGCGGGCGTCTTCACCGCCGCGTACGTGCCGTTCCTCGCCGGCTTCGCCATGCTCATGCTCGCCGCGCCGGACGGCGCCTACCGGGTGCTCGCGTTCCTCATGGTGGCCATCGGCAGCGACGTCGGTGGCTACGCCTTCGGCTCGGTGTGGGGCAAGCACCCCCTGGCTCCGAACGTGAGCCCGAAGAAGTCGTGGGAGGGGCTGCTCGGCTCGGCGGTGTTCGCCGTCGTCCTCGGCGTCCTGGGAGTGGTCCTCGGCCTCGGTGGTCCCTGGTGGGTCGGGGCGCTGCTCGGCCTCGTCGTCGTCGTCACCGCGACGGTCGGGGACCTGTCGGAGTCGCTGCTCAAGCGGGACCTCGGCATCAAGGACATGGGCAGCCTCCTGCCCGGTCACGGCGGGATCATGGACCGCCTCGACTCCCTGCTGCCGGCCGCGCCGGTCGCCTACGTGCTGCTGACGCTCCTCGTGCCCCTGCCCTGA
- a CDS encoding phosphoketolase has protein sequence MSQTSETSETTATVDLREPYLPPEELEALQAWWRATNYLSVGQIYLMGNPLLREPLAPEHTKPRLLGHWGTTPGLNFIQAHCNRVILQRDLEMMYVMGPGHGGPGPVAAAWVDGTYSEVYPDVPQDEAGMRRLFTQFSFPGGIPSHVAPETPGSIHEGGELGYALSHAFGAAFDNPDLVVTCVVGDGEAETGALATSWHSNKFLDPVHDGAVLPVLHLNGYKIAGPTVLARIPAEELHAMLRGNGWEPYEVAGSDPDAMHHAMARTMDRCLDEIADIQSRARTSGRDGRPRWPMIVLRSPKGWTGPKSVDGKPIEDHWRSHQVPFSDARSDDGHRRVLEEWLRSYRPEELFDDDGAPVELVRRLSPAGERRMSATPHANGGILRRSLRLPDWRDYCVDVPSPGRSTAGATAVLGEFLRDVMAKDLEKAPPERAFRVFAPDENNSNRLQAILEVTGRAWQEEVLDTDTGLAPDGRVMEILSEHTCQGWLEGYLLTGRHGFFSCYEAFIHIVDSMVNQHAKWLKTTNEIEWRRPIASLNYLLTSHVWRQDHNGFSHQDPGFIDHVVNKKAEVVRVYLPPDANTLLSVADHCLRSRQYINVIVAGKQPSPQYLDREAAEVHATNGIGIWRWASTDEGVEPDVVLACAGDVPTMEALAAADLLRGWFPDLRLRFVNVVDLMRLQSDREHPHGLSDAGFDSLFTTDKPVIFNYHGYPWLIHRLTYRRANHDNIHVRGYIEEGTTTTPFDMAVVNHIDRFHVAMDVIERVPRLQAVGAHAREELYARLVEHKRYTRTHGEDMPEVRGWVWGGEEP, from the coding sequence GTGAGCCAGACGAGCGAGACGAGCGAGACCACCGCCACCGTCGACCTGCGCGAGCCGTACCTGCCACCCGAGGAGCTCGAGGCGCTCCAGGCGTGGTGGCGCGCGACCAACTACCTGTCCGTCGGGCAGATCTACCTCATGGGGAACCCGCTGCTGCGGGAGCCGCTCGCGCCGGAGCACACCAAGCCGCGGCTGCTGGGGCACTGGGGCACCACGCCGGGACTCAACTTCATCCAGGCGCACTGCAACCGCGTCATCCTGCAGCGCGACCTCGAGATGATGTACGTCATGGGGCCCGGCCACGGCGGACCGGGACCCGTCGCCGCCGCGTGGGTCGACGGCACGTACAGCGAGGTCTACCCCGACGTGCCGCAGGACGAGGCGGGCATGCGGCGGCTGTTCACGCAGTTCTCCTTCCCCGGCGGCATCCCGAGCCACGTCGCCCCCGAGACGCCCGGGTCGATCCACGAGGGCGGTGAGCTCGGGTACGCGCTCTCGCACGCGTTCGGGGCGGCCTTCGACAACCCCGACCTCGTCGTGACGTGCGTCGTCGGCGACGGGGAGGCCGAGACCGGGGCGCTCGCGACGAGCTGGCACTCCAACAAGTTCCTCGACCCCGTGCACGACGGGGCGGTCCTCCCGGTGCTCCACCTCAACGGCTACAAGATCGCCGGACCGACCGTGCTCGCGCGGATCCCCGCCGAGGAGCTGCACGCGATGCTGCGCGGCAACGGCTGGGAGCCGTACGAGGTCGCCGGCAGCGACCCCGACGCCATGCACCACGCGATGGCCCGGACGATGGACCGCTGCCTCGACGAGATCGCCGACATCCAGTCCCGCGCCCGCACCTCCGGTCGGGACGGTCGCCCGCGCTGGCCGATGATCGTCCTGCGCAGCCCGAAGGGCTGGACCGGACCGAAGTCCGTCGACGGGAAACCGATCGAGGACCACTGGCGCTCCCACCAGGTGCCCTTCTCCGACGCGCGCTCGGACGACGGCCACCGCCGCGTCCTCGAGGAGTGGCTGCGCTCGTACCGCCCCGAGGAGCTCTTCGACGACGACGGGGCACCGGTCGAGCTGGTCCGGCGCCTGTCGCCCGCCGGGGAGCGGCGCATGAGCGCGACGCCGCACGCGAACGGCGGCATCCTCCGTCGCTCGCTGCGCCTACCGGACTGGCGGGACTACTGCGTCGACGTGCCGTCCCCCGGCCGCAGCACCGCCGGCGCGACCGCCGTCCTCGGCGAGTTCCTCCGCGACGTCATGGCGAAGGACCTCGAGAAGGCCCCGCCGGAGCGCGCCTTCCGGGTCTTCGCACCGGACGAGAACAACTCCAACCGCCTCCAGGCGATCCTCGAGGTGACCGGGCGCGCGTGGCAGGAGGAGGTCCTCGACACCGACACGGGGCTCGCCCCCGACGGCCGGGTCATGGAGATCCTGTCCGAGCACACGTGCCAGGGCTGGCTCGAGGGCTACCTGCTCACCGGACGGCACGGCTTCTTCAGCTGCTACGAGGCGTTCATCCACATCGTCGACTCGATGGTCAACCAGCACGCCAAGTGGCTGAAGACGACGAACGAGATCGAGTGGCGCCGGCCCATTGCGAGCCTCAACTACCTCCTGACCTCCCACGTGTGGCGGCAGGACCACAACGGGTTCAGCCACCAGGACCCGGGGTTCATCGACCACGTCGTCAACAAGAAGGCCGAGGTCGTGCGGGTCTACCTGCCGCCGGACGCCAACACGCTCCTGAGCGTCGCCGACCACTGCCTCCGCAGCCGCCAGTACATCAACGTGATCGTGGCGGGCAAGCAGCCGTCGCCGCAGTACCTCGACCGGGAGGCGGCCGAGGTCCACGCGACGAACGGCATCGGGATCTGGCGGTGGGCGAGCACCGACGAGGGCGTCGAGCCCGACGTCGTCCTCGCGTGCGCGGGTGACGTGCCGACGATGGAGGCGCTCGCCGCCGCCGACCTGCTGCGCGGCTGGTTCCCCGACCTCCGCCTGCGCTTCGTCAACGTCGTCGACCTCATGCGGCTGCAGTCCGACCGGGAGCACCCGCACGGGCTCTCCGACGCCGGCTTCGACTCCCTGTTCACCACCGACAAGCCGGTGATCTTCAACTACCACGGCTACCCGTGGCTCATCCACCGGCTGACGTACCGGCGGGCCAACCACGACAACATCCACGTGCGCGGCTACATCGAGGAGGGCACGACGACGACGCCGTTCGACATGGCGGTGGTGAACCACATCGACCGCTTCCACGTCGCGATGGACGTCATCGAGCGGGTCCCGCGCCTGCAGGCGGTCGGCGCCCACGCCCGCGAGGAGCTGTACGCGAGGCTCGTCGAGCACAAGCGGTACACCCGCACGCACGGGGAGGACATGCCGGAGGTGCGGGGCTGGGTGTGGGGCGGCGAGGAGCCCTGA
- the rlmN gene encoding 23S rRNA (adenine(2503)-C(2))-methyltransferase RlmN → MAPPRRGKPPQHLADLTGEERAAAVVAAGLPRYRAQQLSRHYFARFTSDAAAMTDLPAAERDAVVAAVLPSLLTQVRRLEADHGATVKTLWRLFDGSLVESVLMHYSDRTTLCLSSQAGCGMACPFCATGQQGLTRNLSAAEIVDQVVRASAATGRRVSNVVFMGMGEPLANYGSVVTALRRMTDPAPEGLGISARHVTVSTVGLVPAVERLAAEGLPVTLAVSLHTPDDDLRDELVPINTRHKVGELLDAARHYFEVTGRRVSIEYALIRDVNDHAWRADLLAKELNRRGRGWVHVNPIPLNPTPGSRWTASDPRVEHEFVRRLRAAGIPTTVRDTRGRDIDGACGQLAAQDLVQPREDAGAEGGGA, encoded by the coding sequence ATGGCCCCACCGCGTCGCGGCAAGCCCCCGCAGCACCTCGCCGACCTCACGGGCGAGGAGCGCGCCGCCGCCGTCGTCGCGGCGGGGCTGCCCCGGTACCGCGCCCAGCAGCTGTCCCGCCACTACTTCGCGCGCTTCACCTCCGACGCCGCCGCGATGACCGACCTCCCGGCGGCCGAGCGCGACGCGGTGGTCGCCGCTGTCCTCCCGTCGCTGCTCACGCAGGTGCGCCGCCTGGAGGCGGACCACGGCGCGACCGTCAAGACGCTGTGGCGGCTCTTCGACGGCTCCCTCGTCGAGAGCGTCCTCATGCACTACTCCGACCGCACGACGCTGTGCCTGTCGAGCCAGGCGGGCTGCGGGATGGCGTGCCCCTTCTGCGCCACCGGCCAGCAGGGTCTCACCCGCAACCTGTCGGCCGCCGAGATCGTCGACCAGGTGGTCCGCGCATCCGCGGCGACCGGCCGTCGTGTGAGCAACGTCGTGTTCATGGGCATGGGGGAGCCGCTCGCGAACTACGGCTCCGTCGTGACGGCCCTGCGCCGCATGACCGACCCCGCACCGGAGGGGCTCGGGATCTCCGCCCGCCACGTCACGGTGTCGACCGTCGGCCTCGTCCCGGCGGTCGAGCGCCTCGCCGCCGAGGGCCTCCCCGTCACGCTGGCCGTCAGCCTCCACACCCCGGACGACGACCTCCGCGACGAGCTCGTCCCCATCAACACCCGCCACAAGGTCGGGGAGCTGCTCGACGCGGCCCGGCACTACTTCGAGGTGACCGGGCGGCGCGTCAGCATCGAGTACGCCCTCATCCGCGACGTCAACGACCACGCGTGGCGCGCCGACCTGCTCGCGAAGGAGCTCAACCGCCGCGGTCGTGGCTGGGTCCACGTCAACCCCATCCCCCTCAACCCCACGCCGGGGTCGCGCTGGACGGCCTCCGACCCCCGCGTCGAGCACGAGTTCGTGCGGCGGCTGCGCGCGGCGGGCATCCCCACCACTGTCCGGGACACCCGCGGCCGCGACATCGACGGGGCGTGCGGGCAGCTCGCCGCCCAGGACCTCGTCCAGCCGCGCGAGGACGCCGGGGCAGAGGGCGGCGGCGCGTGA
- a CDS encoding DivIVA domain-containing protein → MSGELFHRAGALRKGYDRSQVEDFLDRAKQVWDDGGPPGSVTSWHVRTVGFDLRRRGYDVAAVDEALDRIEDAFVQREERAGPTSWRETEEAVLARLERQDGHRFPRGRGLRLGYRVDEVDALCERVRGHLVLGESLHVDDVRASVFRGSRGSRGYREAPVDAYLDRVVDVMRRRGSG, encoded by the coding sequence GTGAGCGGCGAGCTGTTCCACCGAGCCGGGGCCCTCCGCAAGGGCTACGACCGCTCCCAGGTCGAGGACTTCCTCGACCGCGCGAAGCAGGTGTGGGACGACGGCGGCCCGCCCGGTTCCGTGACCTCTTGGCACGTGCGGACCGTCGGCTTCGACCTGCGGAGGCGCGGGTACGACGTCGCCGCCGTCGACGAGGCCCTCGACCGCATCGAGGACGCCTTCGTCCAGCGGGAGGAGCGCGCCGGGCCGACGTCGTGGCGCGAGACCGAGGAGGCGGTCCTCGCGCGGCTCGAGCGGCAGGACGGGCACCGGTTCCCCCGCGGGCGGGGCCTGCGCCTCGGCTACCGCGTCGACGAGGTCGACGCCCTGTGCGAGCGGGTGCGCGGCCACCTCGTGCTGGGGGAGTCCCTCCACGTCGACGACGTCCGTGCGTCCGTGTTCCGGGGGTCCCGCGGCTCCCGCGGTTACCGCGAGGCGCCGGTCGACGCCTACCTCGACCGGGTGGTCGACGTCATGCGCAGGCGCGGCTCCGGCTGA
- a CDS encoding pyridoxamine 5'-phosphate oxidase family protein, which produces MALDPRALPPAALDFLAERHLATLSGLRADGTIHTVPVGFTWDDDAGLARVITSPGTQKVRNVQRGSRLTLCQVEGWRWLTLEGTGVVTDDPDRVAEAVRRYTERYRPPRERPSRVAVEISVDRVLGLLELPGR; this is translated from the coding sequence GTGGCCCTCGACCCGCGTGCCCTGCCACCGGCCGCCCTCGACTTCCTCGCCGAGCGTCACCTCGCCACCCTGTCCGGGCTGCGCGCCGACGGCACGATCCACACGGTCCCCGTCGGCTTCACGTGGGACGACGACGCGGGCCTCGCCCGCGTCATCACGAGCCCCGGTACGCAGAAGGTCCGCAACGTCCAGCGCGGCTCCCGGCTCACCCTCTGCCAGGTCGAGGGGTGGAGGTGGCTGACCCTCGAGGGCACCGGCGTGGTGACCGACGACCCGGACCGGGTCGCCGAGGCCGTGCGGCGGTACACCGAGCGGTACCGGCCGCCGCGCGAGCGCCCTTCGCGCGTCGCCGTCGAGATCAGCGTGGACCGGGTCCTCGGTCTGCTCGAGCTGCCCGGACGGTGA
- a CDS encoding NAD-dependent succinate-semialdehyde dehydrogenase, with the protein MSTDATPAAVTPERERDVVAAVPTGLLVAGAWRDASGGGTLAVDDPATGRTLTEVADATADDARAALDAAVAAQADWAATAPRERGELLRRAFELTTERAEDLALLMTLEMGKPLAESRGEVAYGAEFLRWFSEEAVRAYGRWSTAPNGASRLLTMKQPVGPCFAITPWNFPLAMATRKIGPALAAGCTMILKPAAQTPLTALAFAQVLLDAGLPDGVVQVLTTRSAGDLTAPLLADARLRKLTFTGSTPVGKRLVAQAADNLQRVSMELGGNAPFLVFRDADVEAAVEGAVLAKMRNIGEACTAANRFLVHADVAEDFSRGLAERLAAMPVGRGTEPDSKVGPLITREARADVHALVAEAVEGGARVLTGGEPLDGPGAFYPPTVLTEVPRQARIRTEEIFGPVAPVGTFTDDDDAVATANATEYGLVAYVYTRDVSRAVRVAEGLQFGMVGLNQGVVSNPAAPFGGVKASGFGREGGAEGIEEYLDTKYVGLAL; encoded by the coding sequence GTGAGCACCGACGCCACCCCCGCCGCCGTCACCCCCGAGCGCGAGCGCGACGTCGTCGCCGCCGTCCCCACGGGGCTCCTGGTCGCCGGCGCGTGGCGCGACGCCTCCGGCGGGGGGACCCTCGCGGTCGACGACCCGGCGACGGGCCGCACGCTCACCGAGGTCGCCGACGCGACCGCCGACGACGCCCGGGCAGCGCTCGACGCCGCCGTCGCCGCGCAGGCCGACTGGGCCGCCACCGCGCCGCGCGAGCGCGGGGAGCTGCTGCGGCGCGCCTTCGAGCTCACGACCGAGCGCGCCGAGGACCTCGCCCTCCTCATGACCCTGGAGATGGGCAAGCCGCTGGCGGAGTCCCGGGGCGAGGTGGCGTACGGCGCGGAGTTCCTCCGGTGGTTCTCCGAGGAGGCCGTGCGCGCCTACGGCCGCTGGTCCACGGCACCCAACGGCGCGAGCCGGCTCCTCACGATGAAGCAGCCTGTCGGGCCCTGCTTCGCGATCACGCCGTGGAACTTCCCCCTCGCCATGGCGACCCGCAAGATCGGTCCCGCCCTCGCGGCCGGCTGCACGATGATCCTCAAGCCGGCGGCGCAGACCCCGCTCACCGCCCTCGCCTTCGCCCAGGTCCTCCTCGACGCCGGGCTGCCCGACGGTGTCGTGCAGGTCCTCACGACCCGGAGCGCGGGGGACCTCACGGCGCCGCTGCTCGCCGACGCCCGCCTGCGCAAGCTCACCTTCACCGGGTCGACGCCGGTCGGCAAGCGCCTCGTCGCGCAGGCGGCCGACAACCTCCAGCGGGTCTCCATGGAGCTGGGGGGCAACGCGCCGTTCCTCGTCTTCCGCGACGCCGACGTCGAGGCGGCCGTGGAGGGCGCCGTCCTCGCGAAGATGCGGAACATCGGGGAGGCGTGCACCGCGGCCAACCGCTTCCTCGTCCACGCCGACGTGGCGGAGGACTTCTCACGCGGGCTGGCCGAGCGGCTGGCCGCCATGCCCGTCGGGCGCGGCACCGAGCCCGACAGCAAGGTGGGACCCCTGATCACCCGCGAGGCCAGGGCCGACGTCCACGCACTGGTCGCCGAGGCCGTCGAGGGCGGTGCCCGGGTGCTCACCGGCGGGGAGCCGCTCGACGGACCCGGCGCCTTCTACCCGCCGACCGTCCTCACCGAGGTGCCTCGGCAGGCCCGGATCCGCACGGAGGAGATCTTCGGGCCGGTCGCGCCCGTCGGCACCTTCACCGACGACGACGACGCGGTCGCCACCGCCAACGCGACCGAGTACGGCCTCGTCGCGTACGTGTACACGCGCGACGTCTCCCGCGCCGTCCGCGTCGCGGAGGGACTGCAGTTCGGGATGGTCGGGCTCAACCAGGGCGTCGTGTCGAACCCTGCCGCGCCGTTCGGAGGGGTCAAGGCGTCCGGGTTCGGGCGCGAGGGCGGTGCCGAGGGCATCGAGGAGTACCTCGACACGAAGTACGTCGGGCTCGCGCTCTGA
- a CDS encoding VCBS repeat-containing protein, producing MTSTRPRLRALVACAVAAVAVLAVGAAPASAAPAEPRPAFTFSTLPEAPSRYQGQVSCDPREKPGVTALRAVLKATYGYANSGGSVRSCSQGGQSEHKEGRAYDWMRDVAVPEQKAMADAFVAWATGPDPRGVAGGNAHRMGVQYLIWNKRIWNARSGWKAYTGSSPHTDHVHVSLSWDGAWKRTSWWDGTVVTRFDQGPCQFFVGEPARPYSAPNYSPCPDPIPRVAGTFAADFDGDGRDEVGTYHSGRFVVRTASGLVSVPFGQPGDLPVAGDWDGDGRAGIGVFRGGTWYLRQTLTSGQPQVSFTSGRAGDRPVVGDWDGNGTDEVAVFRSGTWFVRVSTRPTAVTRTVVWGQAGDRAVAGDWDRDGADDLGLVRSSTWYLAADASASRLFRQVRFGWTNGLPVAGDWDGDGRDTFGSLKMAELARTSSPYGWGPVVERAPL from the coding sequence ATGACCTCGACCCGACCCCGCCTGCGCGCGCTCGTGGCATGTGCCGTCGCGGCGGTCGCCGTGCTCGCCGTCGGTGCCGCGCCCGCGAGCGCCGCCCCCGCCGAGCCGCGGCCGGCATTCACCTTCTCGACGCTGCCGGAGGCGCCGTCGCGCTACCAGGGGCAGGTGTCGTGCGACCCCCGCGAGAAGCCGGGCGTCACCGCGCTGCGGGCGGTGCTGAAGGCGACGTACGGCTACGCGAACAGCGGCGGGAGCGTGCGCTCGTGCAGCCAGGGCGGGCAGAGCGAGCACAAGGAGGGGCGCGCCTACGACTGGATGCGCGACGTCGCGGTCCCCGAGCAGAAGGCGATGGCCGACGCGTTCGTGGCGTGGGCGACGGGCCCGGACCCGCGGGGGGTTGCCGGCGGGAACGCCCACCGCATGGGCGTGCAGTACCTCATCTGGAACAAGCGGATCTGGAACGCGCGCAGCGGGTGGAAGGCCTACACCGGGAGCAGCCCCCACACCGACCACGTCCACGTGTCCCTGTCGTGGGACGGCGCGTGGAAGCGCACCTCGTGGTGGGACGGCACCGTCGTCACCCGGTTCGACCAGGGCCCCTGCCAGTTCTTCGTCGGCGAGCCCGCCCGGCCGTACTCGGCGCCGAACTACTCCCCGTGCCCGGACCCCATCCCGCGGGTCGCAGGCACGTTCGCCGCGGACTTCGACGGTGACGGCCGGGACGAGGTGGGCACCTACCACAGCGGCCGCTTCGTGGTCCGGACCGCCTCGGGCCTGGTCTCGGTGCCGTTCGGTCAGCCCGGTGACCTGCCCGTGGCGGGCGACTGGGACGGCGACGGCCGCGCGGGCATCGGCGTCTTCCGCGGCGGCACGTGGTACCTGCGGCAGACGCTGACGAGCGGGCAGCCGCAGGTCAGCTTCACCTCCGGCCGCGCCGGGGACCGGCCCGTCGTCGGCGACTGGGACGGCAACGGCACCGACGAGGTGGCCGTCTTCCGCTCGGGCACGTGGTTCGTCCGCGTGTCGACGCGGCCGACCGCCGTCACCCGCACGGTCGTGTGGGGCCAGGCCGGCGACCGGGCGGTCGCGGGCGACTGGGACCGTGACGGCGCCGACGACCTCGGCCTCGTCCGCTCCAGCACGTGGTACCTCGCCGCCGACGCCTCGGCCTCCCGCCTGTTCCGGCAGGTGCGCTTCGGCTGGACGAACGGTCTGCCGGTCGCGGGGGACTGGGACGGCGACGGCCGTGACACCTTCGGCAGCCTGAAGATGGCGGAGCTCGCCCGCACGAGCAGCCCCTACGGCTGGGGCCCGGTCGTGGAGCGCGCGCCGCTGTGA
- a CDS encoding NAD(P)/FAD-dependent oxidoreductase codes for MGGHRTLSLWHEQVADAGDPLVPVDVLDGDTDADVCVVGAGYTGLWTAYYLLRARPDLRVVVLEQDVAGFGASGRNGGWCSALFPRSTSSLAARYGRERALALRRAMVATVGEVGRVVAEEGIECGWTRGGTVVVARGAAQERRAAAEHAEDTAFDGVDGVELLDATAARSRLAADGVTGGTYTPHCARVQPAALVRGLARRVRARGARVHEGTRVTSLAPGLVRTVHGAVRAPLVVRATEAWTARLPGSRRDVVPVYSLMVATEPLPAEVWDRVGLAARETFSEHRHLVVYGQRTADDRLVFGGRGAPYHFGSGIRPAFDRDERVFTRLRETLHALLPQVAGHAVTHAWGGPLGVPRDWHAAVGHDPSTGLAWAGGYVGDGVGTANLAGRTLADLLLGVDSDLTRLPWVQHRSRRWEPEPLRWAGVNAGLAAATLADAEERRTGRRAVAAPLLGRLTGG; via the coding sequence GTGGGCGGGCACCGCACGCTGTCGCTGTGGCACGAGCAGGTCGCCGACGCCGGTGACCCGCTCGTCCCCGTCGACGTCCTCGACGGGGACACCGACGCGGACGTCTGCGTCGTCGGGGCCGGCTACACCGGGCTGTGGACGGCGTACTACCTCCTGAGGGCCCGCCCGGACCTGCGGGTCGTCGTCCTCGAGCAGGACGTCGCCGGCTTCGGCGCGAGCGGCCGCAACGGCGGCTGGTGCTCGGCGCTGTTCCCCCGCTCGACGAGCAGCCTCGCCGCCCGCTACGGCCGGGAGCGGGCGCTCGCCCTCCGCCGGGCGATGGTGGCGACCGTCGGGGAGGTCGGCCGGGTGGTGGCCGAGGAGGGCATCGAGTGCGGCTGGACCCGCGGGGGCACCGTCGTCGTCGCGCGCGGCGCCGCGCAGGAGCGGCGCGCCGCCGCCGAGCACGCGGAGGACACCGCCTTCGACGGCGTGGACGGGGTCGAGCTGCTCGACGCGACCGCGGCCCGGTCGCGTCTCGCCGCTGACGGGGTCACCGGCGGCACGTACACCCCGCACTGCGCCCGGGTGCAGCCGGCCGCCCTCGTCCGCGGCCTCGCACGTCGCGTCCGGGCCCGCGGCGCCCGGGTCCACGAGGGCACCCGTGTGACGTCGCTGGCACCGGGCCTCGTCCGGACGGTCCACGGGGCCGTCCGCGCCCCGCTCGTCGTCCGCGCGACCGAGGCGTGGACGGCGCGGCTGCCCGGCAGCCGCCGCGACGTCGTGCCGGTGTACTCCCTCATGGTCGCGACGGAGCCGCTGCCCGCGGAGGTGTGGGACCGCGTCGGGCTCGCGGCGCGGGAGACGTTCAGCGAGCACCGGCACCTCGTGGTGTACGGCCAGCGGACGGCCGACGACCGGCTCGTCTTCGGCGGCCGTGGAGCGCCCTACCACTTCGGGTCGGGCATCCGGCCGGCCTTCGACCGCGACGAGCGCGTCTTCACCCGGCTGCGGGAGACCCTCCACGCGCTCCTGCCGCAGGTCGCCGGGCACGCGGTGACGCACGCCTGGGGCGGCCCGCTCGGGGTGCCGCGCGACTGGCACGCCGCGGTGGGCCACGACCCGTCGACGGGCCTCGCCTGGGCGGGTGGCTACGTCGGCGACGGCGTCGGGACCGCCAACCTCGCGGGCCGCACCCTCGCCGACCTGCTGCTCGGGGTCGACAGCGACCTCACGCGACTGCCGTGGGTGCAGCACCGCTCCCGGCGCTGGGAACCGGAACCGCTGCGCTGGGCCGGGGTGAACGCCGGCCTGGCGGCCGCGACCCTCGCCGACGCCGAGGAGCGGCGCACCGGGCGCCGCGCGGTCGCCGCACCCCTGCTGGGACGCCTGACCGGGGGGTGA